In Sulfolobales archaeon, the following proteins share a genomic window:
- a CDS encoding ATP-binding cassette domain-containing protein — protein MGSEGLIIRNVRASIEGKIVLRGVTLEIKPGEIHALMGPNGSGKSSLAYLVMGHPKYELLEGSILVDGEDITGLPPEERAKRGVFLAFQTPPETMVKTRNLLIHIAKMRGVPFAKAIEVMKRVNLPQELLDRYLNKGFSGGEMKRSEIVQLYLSNPKYPILDE, from the coding sequence ATGGGATCTGAGGGTTTAATTATAAGGAATGTTAGAGCCTCTATCGAGGGTAAGATCGTGCTTAGAGGGGTTACGCTAGAGATAAAACCTGGAGAGATCCACGCCCTTATGGGGCCTAATGGGAGTGGGAAGAGCAGCCTAGCATACCTAGTCATGGGGCATCCCAAGTACGAGCTTCTCGAGGGAAGCATATTAGTTGATGGGGAGGATATAACGGGTCTCCCACCGGAGGAGAGGGCTAAGAGAGGAGTGTTCCTGGCCTTCCAGACTCCTCCAGAGACTATGGTTAAGACTAGGAATCTCTTGATACATATAGCTAAGATGAGGGGTGTACCATTTGCAAAGGCGATAGAGGTTATGAAGAGGGTTAACCTGCCACAGGAGCTTCTAGATAGATATCTTAATAAGGGCTTCTCAGGCGGTGAGATGAAGAGATCAGAGATAGTCCAGCTATACCTCTCAAACCCGAAATACCCTATACTAGATGAG